The Peromyscus maniculatus bairdii isolate BWxNUB_F1_BW_parent chromosome 15, HU_Pman_BW_mat_3.1, whole genome shotgun sequence DNA segment TCAACAaggattaaaataatatttattttgggagaatttaatatatgtatataaatgttttatttaaatcccCACATTCCTTCACCTATTGCTTCTTATGCTTAAAAGCACTGTTCTCTCCCAACTTCgtgggtttttttctgtgttatttctTCATCCCACTTAGTGCTCCCTCCATGTGAAGGGGTGTAGGACAGTTGACTGGAACCTGGAAGCCTCTTAGATTGATTGTCTCCCTCAGAGGCCATCAATTGCCAAACAGCTCCTCCACTGGGTAAGACATAGTGAGGCCCTTATGCAACCATGAATATTGTGTGTTGGGGTTTAGTCAGTAAAAGTGTTGTCCAGTTAGCAATAGTCACAGTGTGTTCAAGTGTAGACAACTGCTAAACTGTCATATTAATAAataacatggagccaaatattaGGATAAATTCTGAAATACCAGAGACACAGAATAATCCACAGCCTACTTCACTTTGCCaaatcctcagctgatcttgtttcctcagactgcaggcttctgagtcttcacccaaatggatctcaggcGAActcctgctcaaaagcctaaaagcttaaaagcctctagttcctggtcctcatgtcttgcatacctttctgcttcctgccatcactgtctgggattaaaggtgtgtgtaccatgcctggctgtttccagtgtgaccttgaactcacagagatccagatggatctctgcctcctaagtgatgggattaaaggcatgtgtaccaacattttctggcttctatgtctaagctggtggctgttctgttctttgaccctcAGATAAGCTTAATGGGTTGAACATTTTATCAACCCCATTTAAGCATGAAATGGTACTATGTGCGGGGGTGTAGGACAGTTGACTGGAGCCTGGAAGCCTGTGGACATGTTTCAGAGTTCTAAAATGTTTCAACAATTCTACTGTCGCACTGCAGACATCGACTATTTCTGCCTCTTTTCCCTCAGGATTCCCTGACTTTTGACTTTAGCTGTACGTAAGGGACCTCTTTTACAATGTGTGACACAGGTGTCACTTTTAGACAAGGGCCCTCCACAGGCTAATATTCTTTACACTTCAACAAATGTGCATCTGTGTATTATTCCCTATCTACAATGCAACTAATATTTTCTGGTGGGTGTTGAGAGGTGCCTGACTCTGTGGGATAAAGATAAGGACTTGGGTTCCTGACTCTGTGGGGTGAAGATGAGAATTGGGTTCCTGACACTGTGTAATATGATGAGCACTTGGGTCGCTGACTCTGTGGCATAAAGATGAGACCTTGGGCTCATTTAGTTATTATCCACTTATTAGAATAACAGCCTTCAATTCTCCCTAGGTCTTATCACCAAGCCAAGCTTAAGTATATTACCAAATTAATATCACATCAGTTACAATTTGTGGAATAAAcattaaatccaaccagaaaatCATTGATTACTCTCATAACTTGTCTGTCATTATTGCTCTATGGGCACTGTTGTTTTTTATCTGGGGTGCAGAAGCTGCACCTCATACTATCAATGCCACAGCTGATGACTTCACCTCTtcagctgcagctgctgccttGTGCTGAGGCCTTAGATTGGAAGAGCCTTCCTGTAGTTTTAACTACGTCATTGTCCTTTTATTTCACCAATAAGGATGCAGGAGCCAGATACTGCATGACAACCTGCTAGCTCAGATAGAAAGTTTTTTTTACACACCAAGGGGAGATATTACAGGAGTTTAGATGACTCCACTGGGAAAAACAACAGTAACTATGCTACAGCCCAGATTTCAGATACCAGGTACTCAGGGGACAATTTCAGGGCATGGTAAAGGTTTCAGAGACcatttatagtaacagaaaaagagacacattAATCAAGGCTAGTTTCAAACACACTGCTTGAACAAATTGTTGGGGGTTAGCAAACAGAAATCTCTACAGctctctgatgacattcttagcatTTTTGCTATTGGAAGTTAGATGTTCTTGTTGATGATCCAAAATGATTAACCTAATATTCTCCACTATGGATTCATTGGGGTGGGTAAGATCTGAATAGTTAGCAAATATTTTACCACACTTCACACACTCACGGAGTTTGTAGTCAGAATGAATCATTTGAAGTATTTTAAGGGTTGAAAAAGTAAACATTTCTAGACATATGTAGGATATTGCTCCCATATGAATTATAACATCTGTTGAGTAAGCACATAAAGATTAACAAAGTTTTTGATACATTGCCCACAATTTTAGGGATCGTTTTCAGAatgaatttcctttcttttttacattgtctAAAGGATGAAGGTGAAGAGAACCTTCTGTCACATATTCACAGTTTTAGGGATGCTCTCCAGTATGAACTGTCTTGTGTCTCATAAGGGATGAGATATAATGAAAGACTTtgtgacattcttcacacttgtagggtttctcttCACTATgaactctcttgtgtttcctaagGGATGAGAGATAAAAAAAGGCCTtgtgacattcttcacacttgtagggtttctcttCACTATGAACTCTCTTGTGTTTCATAAGGTATGAGAGATAACAAAAGGCTTTGTTACATTCTTCACACTtgaatggtttctctccagtatgaactcCCATGTGATTCCTAAGGGATGAGAGATAACGAAAGGCTTtgtgacattcttcacacttgtaagctttctctccagtatgaattgcCTTATGTCTCCTAAAGCCTGAGAGATAATGAAATTctttgccacattcttcacacttgtacaATATCTGTCCAGTATGAAGTGTTTGATGTTCCTGAAGATCCCTAGAACAGGAATATCGTTTGCCACATTGTTCACAGGTATAAGGATTATCTTCAGAATGGATAGTTTGATGTGCTCTAAAACATGCATCTGAGGAAAAACATCTGCCACACTCTTCACACTTATAAGGGTTGTCTTCACTGTGAATTATTTGATGTCGTCTAAGGCATGAAGCTGAGGAAAAATATTTGCCACACTCTTCACACTTGTAGAGTTTCTGTCTAGTATGAACTACCTTGTGGTTCTTAAGTGATGAGTGATAAAGAAAGGTTTTGTGACACTCTTCACACTTGTATGGTCTCTCTTCATGAATTTTACTATGTTTCTGAAGGATTGCAGAATGGGAAAACCTTATGCCACACTCCTCACACTTGTAGGGATTGTCTTTGTAGTGAACTGTTTGATGTTGAGTAAGGGatgagaatgaagaaaataaactgcCACACTCTTCACACACGCATGGTTTCTTTctagaatgaattctttgatgttgctTCAGCAGTGAAGGAGTGTAAAAGGatttgccacattcttcacatttgcatggtttctctccagaatgaattctttgatgtctCTTCAGCACTGAAGGTTTATAAAAGGatttgccacattcttcacacttgtagggtttcttTCCAGAATGAATTTTTTGATGTTCCTTCAGCACTGAAGGATTGTTAAAGGATTTGTCACATTCCATACAATtgaagggtttctctccagaatgaattctttgatgttgctTCAGCATTGAAGATTCATAAAAAgctttgccacattcttcacacttgtagggtttctctccagaatgaattctttgatgttgctTCAGCATTGAAGGATAGTAAAATAatttgccacattcttcacacttgtggGTTTTTTCATCAGTATGATTTTTCTGGTGTATAAAAAGTGAAGAGCCAGTATTGAAGGTCTTATGACATTCTTTACATGTGTAGGACTTTTCTCCAGTATGAAGTCTCTGGTGTATGGAAAGTGTTTTATAAGAACTAAGGCCCTTACCACATTCTTTACACTGGTAGGGTTTCTCCCTTGTATGAATTCTCTGGCTTTGAATACGTAATAAGTTACAGTCAATACTGTTGTTGTAATCATTATAATCATTGAATGTTGTTCCTGTTGACCAAAAGTTGAGAAATGAACAAAGGCTTGGAAATATTCTTCATACTCATAATGCTtatctttttcaaagaaaatatatactcatatatattaAAGCATCAGTGAGAAACTACAGTGCATTCAAAACCTACAAGGACTAAGCATAAATGATAAAATGTTGTAGGCAGAAATGATCTAGACTTCTACTAGAATAAGGGCATGACCAAAAAGAACCTAGACATAATGGCATAGTATTCAAAGTTTAATAGCTAAGAAAGTTGTAAGGGCATTTTAAAACAGAAGTAAACCCATTAAACAGGATATGATATATGGCCAGACATCCCTGAAATTATAAGGTAACCAAGCTGAGCAAAGAGAAAGTTAATTGTGACTATATGAATTTGAGCCATCATCTAAATAGAACATTTTTATCCTCCACATAGAGTATTATTTTGGCAGGTACAAAAGATATGCTGCACAAGAAGTAGATGGTCCACAAAAAGATTaaatttcttccttaaaaattTAGGACACtattttatggtttattttgatgagaagaatatataaaacagaatcctccagctctgattggaccaggAGGTGAATGACTCTTCTCCCTGCCTAAGTCCTAAGCTCCAAGGCAGAATGAATGCTCTACCATTCCCACCCATTGCTGCCCCAGTTGCAGCCCAGTAGGGAAGACTCTGGCAGGCAGATCTCCCCACCAATACCCCCTAGGGACCCTGCAATCTGTAAaacccactccctcccccaaacccacccatccccctgtGACCTCAGGGGCAACCTGAGACACACAATCTGCCAGTTCTGATTGTACCAAGAGGTGAATGACTGACTCTTCTCCCAGCCAGAGAATCCTGTCTCTAGGACCTAGGTCCTGGAGCACAACTCATGCCTCCCCACCCTCATTCATTGCTCCCCAAGTTGCAGGCCAGTAGGGAAGTCTCCTGTGGGCAGGCCTCTGGACAAACACCTGCACATTAAATACTGCAATTTACAACACCACTCCCTACCCAAAATCACCCATCTCCCTTTGACCTAAGTGGCTCCCTAAGGCACAGGttccaccagctctgattggatcaagaggtgagtgactcttctcctaGCCAGAAAGTCCTGACTCTTGGACCTAGGCCCCAGGGCACAACCCTTGACGTACACCTAACCCCACCATTGCAGGCCACTAGGGAAGACTCCAGTGGGCAGATCTCCCTACCTATATCTCCCAAGGGACCTTGCAATGTATGAGATCAACTCCCTCTGCCCAAAACCACACCTatgcctgtgacctcagcagctccctgagacacagaatctaccAGCTTGATTGCACCAAGATTTCTGATTGGACCCAAGAGTGCAGGTTGGATCAAGaatggccccctgagacacagactgaGCCTCCACAGACTGGATCAAGAGCAGTTCCTTCAGACAAAAAACTGGTTGCACTGACTATGGAAGAGACTGGTAGACACCAATGCAAGAATACAACATAAAGAGCCACATAGCACCACCAGATCCTAGTGGTTGTACAACAGCAAGACATGAAAATCAcaacacagaagcagaagaaaagaacctAAAACATCACTTTGTGGAggtgatagaggcctttaaagagaaatgaaaaattcccttaaagaaattgaggaaaagacaaacaaaaattagaagaaatcaacaaatccctttaaaaaagccaagaaaaccaagaaaaagcaatcaaacaggtgaagggaagagttcaagacctaaaaattgAGGctgaagcaatgaagaagacaccaaccgagggaatgctagaaataaaaATCTGAGTAACTgagcaggaactacagaagcaaacAAATACATGATACAGAAGACAGAATATTGGGCATGgaggatatgatagaggaaatagatcggtcagtcaaagaaaacacttcaGTCAAGAAAGTCATAACTCAAGACATCATGTTCACTTTGGTATGAGATCTTTCGACTAGAGTCTGCTCTCAAATTCTAAAACTAAATGACTCCCAGTCTGACCAGCACTGAGTTCTCTTTCCCTGAGTCTTACACTACAATGGAGAATCAACAAACAGGCAAATTTGGAAGGCACTGCAATAGGAGCCGGCTAGTGAGTTATTCTTGGGGAAATACAAGCTTAAGAGACATAAACCATCATACACTTCTGAGAGATGAGCtttgaaaacaaagacaagaaggaGAGACCTAAAGAATGACTCCCACAGTGTCATGTTCCAGGTGATGGGAAAGCCTGCCTTTCTGGGGGATATTTGGACCTCAACCCTGGCCCCAAACCCCTCATTCCTACACACCTGGCTGCACGTTGGCTGCTGCTTGTCTCTTCACATCTGAAGAGTCTTGTCTTTGCTCCAAAAGTGTTACCAGGTGTGGCTTAGACACAGCAAGACCTGTTtgcagaaaaagaaggaacaagatTGTTTATGTGTTCTTTTACTTGGAATTGACATGTTCCTTCCAGTACATGGCTTATAAGGAAAGAGATGATGAAATAAATGATTGCAGACAATCAGTTCCTTAAATATTTTCTGACAGAATCACTACACTACATAAAGGAATTTACAATAACCATTTTCTAAGTTTCATTTAATGATAAGAAAAACTCAGTAAAACTGATTATCAGGCCCCTAGGACCCATCCCAGGGACACAACCAGTTCCCGGGTTACCACTACCCAAATCTGTCCCTGTTGCCAGACAGCAGGCAAAACCCCTACCAGAAGGACCACCTCACCAAAACTCCCCACTGTATCCTGCAATCTACACGCCATGCCCCCATACACATCCACCTGAGACCTCAACAACTTCCTGAGGCATAGAAaccaaactgccagctctcattggaccaacaGAGGAGTACATGGTCAGACATcaaggcaaaaatacatacaacaacataaagagcaatacggcatcaccagaacctagctctccTCCAGCAGCAATAGCTGAAcctcacaaggtagaagaagcagaagaaagtgaccttaagaatagcatcatgaagatgctagaggcctttcaagaaaaaatcaaaaatgaaatggaggaaacgagaaacaaaaaattggaagaaatcaaaaaagaaatagaggaaaagataaataaaaaattgagctgggcagtggtggcacacccctttaatcccagcactcaggaggccgaggcagggggatctctgtgagttcaaggccagcctggtctacaaaccaagttccaggaaaggcacaaagctacacagagaaaccctgtctcgaaaaaccaaaaagaaaaaaaaaaaaaaaggaaagaaaaaaaattgaaagaaatcaataaatcccttaaagaaagccaagaaatccatgaaaaggcaattaaacatgtgaggaatacagttcaagacctgaaatggGAAACAGAatcaatgaagaagacacaaagagagaaaatgctgaaaagaaattctgagtaaatgaacaggaaacacagatgcaaacataaccaacaaaaacaagagatggaagagaggatctctggtgtagaggatacaatagagaaaatggattcatcagtcaaagaaaataccaaagacaaaaaagtcatcacacaaaacatccagaaaatctgggacaccatgaaaaggccaaacctacaaataatagagatggaagaaggagaagaataccaactcaaaggcatagaaaatatattcaacaagatcatagaagaaaactttcccaacttaaagaaaaaaatgcctatgaagacacaagaaacccatagaacaacaaacagacaagattccccaaaaagtcccctcacaaCGTAATAATGAAACtgaacctacagaataaagaaagaatattaagagcagcaaaggaaaaaggccaagtgacttataaaagcaaacccatcaatataacaccagatttctcaatgaagactttgaaagccagaaggtcctggacagatgtaatgcagacagtaagagaccatggatgtcagcctagactaatatacctaCCAAAATTTTCAACCACCATAGATGgtgtgaacaagacattccaagaccaagccagatttaaacaatcttatccacaaatccagccctacagaatgcACTAGAatgaaaattccaaccaaagtaagtcagatacacccacaaaaatgAAGGCATTAGATAACCACACAGCAGTAAattccaaagaagagaaatacacacacactaccaccaaaagataacaggaactaataTCACAGGTCATTAATaacccttaatatcaatggacttaattcacctataaaaagacacagggtaaCAGAATGGgaacaggacccatctttctgcggcatacaagaaacacacctcaatttcaaagatagacactacttaaaaataaaaggctgggaaaggtctttccaatcaaatggtcttcaGGGgtaagctggtatagctatcctaataaccaacaaaatagacttcaaactaaaatcaatcaaaagagatcaagaaggacattacatattcatcacaagaAACATCCACCAAGattgaagtttcaattctgaacatttatgccccacacacaagggcatccacatatgtaaaagtaacattactaaagcttaaattacaatttaaaagccaacattaatagtggaagacttcaacaccccactctcaccactggacagatctgacaaattgaaacttaacagagaaataagggacttaacttatgttatgactcaaatgactTAGTGATATCTACAGAACTTtctaccctaacaaaaaagaatatacctcttctcagcaacccatggatccttctctaaaatcgaacacatacttggtcacaaagcaaatctcaacacatacaaaaaaaattggaataacctcctgtattctatcataccaccatggcttaaagttagatttcaacaacaacaaggattacagaaagtctacaatctaatagaaactgaataatgctcaactgaatcacctatgggtcaaggaagaaataaagaaagaaatcaaagacttccTAGAGGTCAATGAAACTGAATGTActacatatccaaacttatgggacactatgaaagcagtgctaagaggaaaagtcatagcactaaatgcccacataaagaagtgggagaaatctcacactagccacttaacagcacacctgaaagctctagaacaagaagaagcaaagtcacccaggaggaagagatgccaggaaataatcaaattgagagctgaaatcaataatatagaaacaaaaagaacaatacaaagaatcaatgaaacaaagagttggttcttggagaaaatcaacaagatagacaagcccttaatcagactaaccaaaaggcagagagagagaatccaaattagcaaaatcagaaatgaaaagggagacataaaaactgacaatgaggaaatccagagaatgacCAGGTcctacttcaaaaacctgtactccacaaaaatgcaaaatctaaaagaaattgacaGTTTTCTGCATAGATACctcatacctaagttaaatcaagaccacataaactatttaaatagaccaataacccctaaggaaatagaaacagtcattaaaagttttccaacctgcacccccccaccccaaaaaagcccaggaccagatgatttcaatgcagaattctaccagatcttcaaagagttaataccaatactctttgaattgttccacacaatagaaacagaaggaacattaccaaactccttctatgaggctacaggtACTCTGATttccaagccaaacaaagatgcaacaaagagaattacataacaatctccctcatgaacactgatgtaaaaatactcaatacaatattggcaaacagactccaagaacacatcaaaacagttatccaccatgatcaagtaggcttcatcccagagatgcaaggttggttcaacatacgaaagtctgtcagcGCAATACACCAtacaaacaaactcaaagaaacaaATCACATGATCGTTTCATTAGATGCTggaaaaacctttgacaaaaatccaacaccccttcatgatacaggtcttggagagatcaggaatacagggaacatacctaaacataataaaggcaattaacagcaagccaacagccaacatcaaagaaaatggagagaaactcaaagcaattccactaaaaccaggaacaagacaaggctcttccctctgcccatagttattcaatatagtacttgaagttttaggtagagcaataagacaacaaaagaaaaggagatcgcagggatacaaattggaaaggaagaaatcaaactttcactatttgcagatgacataatagtatacataactgACCCCCAACATTTGACCAAGGaacttttacagctgataaacaccttcagtagcATGACAGGAAAccagattaactcaaaaaaatccgAAGCccccctatatacaaatgataaatgggctgagaaagaaatcaaagaaacatcaccctttacaatatccacaaataatataaaataccttggggtaactctaagcaagtgaagaACCTGTATGACAacaactttaagtccctgaagaaagacattgaagaagatatcagaaaatggaaagatgtcccatgctcatggataggtaggattaaaatcgtaaaaatggcaatcttaccacaagcaatctatagattcagtgcaattcccatcaaaatcccaacacaattttcaCAGACCAGGAAAAAACAACACTCAACTtcaattggaaaaacaaaaaacccgggacagccaaaagaatcttgtataattaaacaacctctggaggcatcacgttTCCTgactcaagctctactatagagctacagtaataaaaaacagcttggtactggcataaaaaccgacatatgaaccaatggaattgaacaaagacactgacattaatacacacatgtatgaacacctaatttttgacaaagaagccaaaactgtacaatggaaaaaagaaagcatcttcaacaaatggtactggtataactggatgtcaacaagtagaagattgcaaatagatccctatctgTCACTTAAGTCCAaggggatcaaagacctcaacatatatccagttactctgaacctgatagaagagaatgtaaaAAGTAGTgttgaactcattggcactggagatcacttacTAAATATACcaccaggagcacagacactgagagaaacaattaataaatgggacctcttgaaactgaagagct contains these protein-coding regions:
- the LOC121822970 gene encoding uncharacterized protein LOC121822970 isoform X7, whose product is MCVTSSKLGESPACCTFLLRLRHGVSAMTNPCNQHIAHEMLSFWDVAIEFSAEERECLEPAQWNLYRDVMLENYSNLVFLGTTFNDYNDYNNSIDCNLLRIQSQRIHTREKPYQCKECGKGLSSYKTLSIHQRLHTGEKSYTCKECHKTFNTGSSLFIHQKNHTDEKTHKCEECGKLFYYPSMLKQHQRIHSGEKPYKCEECGKAFYESSMLKQHQRIHSGEKPFNCMECDKSFNNPSVLKEHQKIHSGKKPYKCEECGKSFYKPSVLKRHQRIHSGEKPCKCEECGKSFYTPSLLKQHQRIHSRKKPCVCEECGSLFSSFSSLTQHQTVHYKDNPYKCEECGIRFSHSAILQKHSKIHEERPYKCEECHKTFLYHSSLKNHKVVHTRQKLYKCEECGKYFSSASCLRRHQIIHSEDNPYKCEECGRCFSSDACFRAHQTIHSEDNPYTCEQCGKRYSCSRDLQEHQTLHTGQILYKCEECGKEFHYLSGFRRHKAIHTGEKAYKCEECHKAFRYLSSLRNHMGVHTGEKPFKCEECNKAFCYLSYLMKHKRVHSEEKPYKCEECHKAFFYLSSLRKHKRVHSEEKPYKCEECHKVFHYISSLMRHKTVHTGEHP